In Lactobacillus sp. PV012, one genomic interval encodes:
- a CDS encoding GntR family transcriptional regulator codes for MAMPKYVEIQNKLKQEIKSGKFKYGDRFYSEADLKDKFNVSSITVIRALRELVVEGFLVRYQGKGTFVSYSLGGSLVHLSVRGNSINSEKEPYDKMTVLDVVEGNNPTILNKLKLTPNDHYYLVKRIRYKEGQPFAVYFTYLPADEVEDDLLKDKNNFESIFYLLKNKLNIHLEDEPFSDKLTIVHPTEEVSANLKIEPSSLVVNQEKTIVSQTTSTPLYYHVAYIRWDAFSLVFSSPNYPQNN; via the coding sequence ATGGCTATGCCGAAGTATGTTGAAATTCAAAATAAATTAAAACAAGAAATTAAAAGTGGTAAGTTTAAATATGGTGATCGTTTTTATAGTGAAGCCGATCTAAAAGACAAATTTAATGTCTCTTCAATCACAGTAATTCGCGCATTACGAGAATTAGTTGTAGAAGGATTCTTAGTTCGCTACCAAGGTAAAGGGACCTTTGTCTCTTATTCTTTAGGTGGTAGTTTGGTGCATTTAAGTGTTCGTGGAAATAGCATCAACTCAGAAAAAGAACCTTATGACAAAATGACAGTTTTAGATGTAGTTGAAGGCAACAATCCCACTATCCTTAACAAGTTAAAATTAACTCCTAACGATCACTACTATCTTGTTAAGCGTATTCGTTACAAAGAGGGACAACCATTTGCTGTTTACTTTACTTATCTTCCTGCTGATGAAGTAGAAGACGATCTTTTAAAAGATAAAAATAATTTTGAGAGCATCTTTTACTTACTTAAGAATAAGTTAAACATCCATTTAGAAGATGAACCATTTTCCGATAAATTAACTATCGTTCATCCTACTGAAGAAGTAAGTGCAAATTTAAAAATTGAACCTTCTTCTTTAGTAGTTAATCAAGAAAAAACAATTGTTTCTCAAACAACTTCTACCCCGCTCTATTATCATGTGGCTTACATTCGCTGGGATGCCTTTTCTCTAGTTTTTTCTAGTCCTAATTATCCCCAAAATAACTAA
- a CDS encoding tyrosine-protein phosphatase yields the protein MSENYDTKLIGISSGRNFRELGGYRTNTGQQIKYNKLLRTGNLATLSEEDINLLADYGLKYDIDFRSSKEKNDSPDRLPNNVHYEFNPVFSEDLTNASKGIFTLKESAQKDPEFGFKHMFKAYEDMINSDNAQKAYRKFFDYLLANDKENEVLLFHCTAGKDRTGFGAFLVLSALGVPLSTIKQDYLLTNITTKDFINNMVQEAKKEGQAAGVLQSIHDIQSVHPEYLDHAVSVINTNYGSIHDYLRNVMKLSTTDLMDLRRIYLKEV from the coding sequence ATGAGCGAAAATTACGATACAAAGTTGATTGGAATTTCTTCTGGCCGCAATTTCCGTGAATTAGGTGGTTACAGAACAAATACTGGCCAACAAATCAAATACAACAAACTCCTCAGAACAGGTAACTTGGCTACTTTAAGTGAAGAAGATATCAATCTTTTAGCCGATTACGGTCTTAAATATGATATTGACTTTAGAAGCTCAAAAGAGAAAAATGACTCTCCTGATCGCTTACCTAATAATGTTCACTACGAATTCAATCCAGTTTTTAGTGAAGATTTAACTAATGCTTCAAAAGGAATTTTCACTTTAAAAGAAAGTGCCCAAAAAGATCCTGAATTTGGCTTTAAGCACATGTTTAAAGCATATGAAGATATGATCAATAGTGACAATGCCCAAAAGGCTTATCGAAAATTCTTTGATTATTTACTAGCCAATGATAAAGAAAATGAAGTTCTCCTCTTCCACTGTACTGCTGGAAAAGATAGAACTGGCTTTGGTGCCTTCCTAGTTTTATCAGCTTTAGGGGTTCCTTTATCAACTATTAAACAAGACTACCTTTTAACTAATATTACTACAAAAGACTTCATTAATAATATGGTCCAAGAAGCTAAAAAAGAAGGTCAAGCAGCAGGAGTCTTACAGTCAATTCATGATATTCAATCAGTACATCCTGAATACTTAGACCATGCGGTTAGTGTAATTAACACTAACTATGGTAGTATCCATGATTATCTACGTAACGTTATGAAATTAAGTACAACAGATCTAATGGATCTTAGAAGAATTTATCTTAAGGAAGTGTAA
- a CDS encoding universal stress protein, translated as MEDYNNILVPVDGSETSERAFDKAVKIAIDNNAHLDLLNVIDTRQFMGEMQDTLVSGDTIYQMTQDSEKYLESLKQWAKENFDFTDIAIHIRYGSPKRIIAIDFIQDHGNDLTIMGATGMNALERMLMGSVTAYVNQHSLSDVLIAKTDMDNQKVAKKKRKLFK; from the coding sequence ATGGAAGATTACAATAACATTTTAGTACCAGTTGATGGTTCAGAAACTTCAGAACGTGCTTTTGATAAGGCAGTTAAGATTGCAATTGATAACAATGCTCATCTTGATCTTTTGAACGTAATTGATACGCGTCAATTTATGGGAGAAATGCAAGATACTTTAGTTTCGGGTGATACTATTTATCAAATGACTCAAGATTCAGAAAAGTATCTAGAAAGTTTAAAGCAATGGGCTAAGGAAAACTTTGATTTTACTGATATTGCCATTCACATTCGTTATGGTTCACCTAAGAGAATTATTGCTATTGATTTTATTCAAGATCATGGTAATGATTTAACTATTATGGGAGCTACTGGTATGAATGCTTTAGAAAGAATGTTAATGGGAAGCGTAACAGCTTATGTTAACCAACATTCTTTATCTGATGTGTTAATTGCTAAGACTGACATGGACAATCAAAAAGTTGCCAAGAAAAAAAGAAAATTATTTAAATAA
- a CDS encoding class III bacteriocin has protein sequence MIEKNVELQLAYELENLHHVVVQAADVGAKYVYALQLLHGQTDIIVYRTEPDGKHVIYNEDAPILYLTGKAGGHTQTWKYSGESGCWLVGTKPKPHGSIAWTSQIARVRLDGSGQQYTSNTQLPRLSYLNRAGSGFGDNSTVYPGAELERVEAAVSPDYSKLLIASIDVHHTGYFALYNMNEVNQALDEAEQTSSDVNIQNFNCLGAFKIPNFNSEYIPSIQGYDLDENDNIYISCQPGPTKSFLGFAKQGKPREIVKIPWGETDPNNWEVANLDHNLTVDALGYCTEFESIHVHDSQNIFLTVAYHERDGLTTLMNRIYKVTGFSN, from the coding sequence TTGATTGAAAAAAATGTAGAATTACAATTAGCTTATGAACTTGAAAATTTACACCATGTAGTTGTTCAGGCTGCTGATGTAGGAGCAAAATATGTTTATGCGCTCCAGTTATTACATGGTCAAACAGATATTATTGTTTATCGTACTGAGCCTGATGGCAAACATGTCATCTATAATGAAGACGCACCAATTTTATATTTGACTGGTAAAGCAGGGGGACATACTCAAACTTGGAAATATAGTGGAGAAAGTGGCTGCTGGCTAGTAGGAACTAAGCCCAAGCCTCATGGCAGTATCGCATGGACAAGTCAAATTGCGCGTGTACGTTTAGATGGAAGTGGACAACAATATACTTCTAATACCCAATTACCTCGTTTATCCTACTTAAACCGAGCAGGATCTGGTTTTGGCGATAACAGCACTGTTTATCCGGGCGCGGAACTTGAAAGAGTAGAAGCAGCTGTGTCACCAGATTATAGTAAATTATTAATTGCAAGTATTGATGTTCATCATACGGGATATTTTGCTTTGTATAATATGAATGAGGTTAATCAGGCTTTAGATGAAGCAGAGCAGACAAGTAGTGATGTCAACATCCAGAATTTTAATTGTTTAGGTGCATTTAAGATTCCTAATTTTAATAGTGAATATATTCCTTCAATTCAAGGATATGATCTTGATGAAAATGACAATATTTATATTTCTTGTCAACCAGGACCAACTAAAAGCTTTTTAGGTTTTGCTAAGCAAGGTAAACCACGCGAAATTGTTAAAATTCCTTGGGGTGAAACTGATCCAAATAATTGGGAAGTTGCCAATCTAGACCATAATTTAACGGTAGATGCTTTGGGATACTGTACAGAATTTGAAAGTATTCATGTGCATGATAGTCAAAATATCTTTTTAACAGTGGCTTATCATGAACGTGATGGCTTAACGACCTTGATGAATCGAATTTATAAAGTCACCGGCTTTAGCAATTAA
- a CDS encoding phenolic acid decarboxylase, which yields MDKKFKTLDDFIGTHFIYTYDNGWEYEWYAKNDHTVDYRIHGGMVAGRWVKDQPAHINMLTEGIYKVVWTEPTGTDVALDFVPNEHKLNGTIFFPKWVQDHPEITVTFQNEHIDLMHESREKYDTYPKMVVPEFATITYIGDAGVDNDDAISQEPYEGMTDDIRDGKFYDENYKPLKKN from the coding sequence ATGGATAAGAAATTTAAAACTTTAGATGACTTTATTGGAACTCACTTTATTTATACTTATGATAACGGTTGGGAATATGAATGGTATGCAAAAAATGACCATACTGTAGATTACCGTATTCATGGTGGGATGGTTGCTGGTCGCTGGGTAAAAGACCAACCAGCTCATATTAATATGTTGACTGAAGGAATTTATAAGGTGGTTTGGACTGAACCAACTGGTACTGATGTAGCACTTGACTTTGTGCCAAATGAACACAAGTTAAATGGGACTATTTTCTTCCCTAAGTGGGTACAAGATCATCCTGAAATCACTGTCACTTTCCAAAATGAACATATTGATTTAATGCACGAATCACGAGAAAAATATGATACTTATCCTAAAATGGTTGTTCCAGAATTTGCGACAATCACTTACATTGGGGATGCAGGGGTAGATAATGACGATGCAATTAGTCAAGAACCTTATGAAGGGATGACTGATGATATTCGTGATGGTAAGTTTTACGATGAAAACTATAAGCCATTGAAAAAGAATTAA
- a CDS encoding helix-turn-helix transcriptional regulator, giving the protein MPKKRILPFIILGILKQNPGFTGKEITYQFKNEIGEFWKASHSQVYPELKKMEQDNWITSNQSEKNEKEIYYSITENGEKILNSWINEPITQIPVSRDLFSLKMFFISDPTDPRIKELVEEELELLKKQLDHLKKREKAVFKNKEDKNLHYGHYVILKRAMARLQGQIEWLKTIR; this is encoded by the coding sequence ATGCCAAAGAAAAGAATACTTCCATTTATTATTTTGGGAATTTTAAAACAAAATCCTGGTTTTACTGGAAAAGAAATCACCTATCAATTTAAAAATGAAATTGGTGAATTTTGGAAAGCATCCCACAGCCAGGTGTATCCAGAATTAAAAAAGATGGAGCAAGATAACTGGATTACTAGTAACCAAAGTGAGAAAAATGAGAAGGAAATCTATTACTCAATTACTGAGAATGGTGAAAAAATTTTAAATAGTTGGATTAACGAGCCAATTACTCAAATTCCAGTTAGTCGAGATTTGTTTTCTTTAAAAATGTTTTTTATTAGTGATCCTACAGACCCAAGAATTAAAGAATTGGTTGAGGAAGAATTAGAGCTTTTAAAAAAACAACTTGATCATTTAAAGAAAAGAGAGAAAGCGGTCTTTAAGAATAAAGAAGATAAAAATTTGCATTATGGGCACTACGTAATTTTAAAGAGGGCAATGGCTCGACTACAGGGACAAATTGAATGGTTAAAAACTATTAGATAA
- a CDS encoding metallophosphoesterase family protein: MSIIKKTNGIIDKISGATKKFMRPKSEILFDPLQRYMTVGQYNVGKQEQTPNGRDYILIVYKDDEGTLHQALRDPNASDLVPEYIRSYDKRLDRFRAFVNKKTGRRYIVEQYLEEFSDRVKKHTRQGENSINIGVITDTHYKDTDSVTFYGDNGLQHVKEFNYLEDLGLLDLKAHLGDWIDGSDAGLVSEQELYSLSHAFKSKKTNFAIIKGNHDENDKFDEHHNLKASFPENEFEDIMWPAMYAQKGINYISRNHGVVYFDKGDLRVITVNTSDTPYLLNEKGQKKYDSKISLALREDQMQEIIEILESSSNKKIIFMSHGSPITHKGSNALKYNGRSLHELLVAFNQKEKGYLNSNDVPAQFTLDNDFDFTQVKNSKIIAYFCGHRHIEDQFRINGIQYILFNCSALMGSKHALTTHYNKRWNRKIDLPSEYAGYVVNVDLKRNLMQIFGYGAASKRRIYRI; the protein is encoded by the coding sequence ATGAGTATAATTAAAAAAACTAATGGAATAATTGACAAAATTTCTGGCGCTACAAAGAAGTTTATGCGTCCAAAGTCAGAAATCTTGTTTGATCCATTGCAACGCTACATGACAGTGGGCCAATATAACGTTGGGAAACAAGAACAAACTCCTAATGGCCGTGATTATATTTTAATAGTATATAAAGATGATGAAGGAACACTTCATCAAGCTTTACGAGATCCTAATGCGTCTGATTTGGTTCCGGAATATATTCGAAGTTATGATAAGCGACTTGATCGTTTTCGAGCTTTTGTTAATAAGAAAACAGGCCGAAGATATATTGTAGAACAATATTTAGAGGAATTTTCTGATCGCGTAAAAAAGCATACTCGACAGGGAGAAAATTCAATTAATATTGGAGTAATCACTGATACTCATTATAAAGATACAGATTCGGTTACTTTTTATGGCGATAACGGTTTGCAGCATGTGAAAGAATTCAACTATCTTGAAGATTTAGGGTTACTTGATCTAAAGGCTCATTTAGGAGATTGGATTGATGGTTCAGATGCTGGATTAGTTAGTGAACAAGAATTGTACTCTTTAAGTCACGCTTTTAAGTCTAAAAAGACTAATTTTGCCATTATTAAAGGTAATCATGATGAAAATGATAAATTTGACGAACATCATAATCTAAAAGCAAGTTTCCCTGAAAATGAGTTTGAAGATATCATGTGGCCGGCAATGTATGCACAAAAGGGAATCAACTATATTTCGCGTAATCATGGAGTAGTGTATTTTGATAAAGGAGATTTACGAGTTATCACTGTAAATACTTCAGATACACCTTATCTTTTGAACGAAAAAGGTCAAAAAAAATATGATAGCAAAATTTCTTTAGCACTTCGCGAAGATCAGATGCAAGAAATTATTGAAATTCTAGAAAGTTCTAGCAATAAAAAAATTATATTTATGAGTCATGGTAGTCCTATTACTCATAAGGGAAGTAATGCCTTAAAGTATAATGGACGTTCTCTTCATGAGTTACTGGTTGCCTTTAATCAAAAAGAGAAGGGTTATCTTAACTCTAACGATGTACCGGCACAGTTTACTTTAGATAATGATTTTGATTTTACCCAAGTTAAAAATTCAAAGATTATTGCTTATTTCTGTGGGCACCGTCACATTGAAGACCAATTTAGAATAAATGGAATACAGTATATTTTATTTAATTGTTCAGCATTGATGGGTTCTAAACATGCTTTAACAACTCATTATAATAAACGCTGGAATCGAAAAATTGACTTACCCAGTGAATATGCTGGATATGTTGTAAATGTTGATTTGAAGCGTAATTTGATGCAGATTTTTGGCTATGGAGCCGCTTCAAAGAGAAGAATTTATCGAATATAA
- the asnB gene encoding asparagine synthase (glutamine-hydrolyzing): MCGICAIFDPSLKDKKHAVNEMMDTIKHRGPSSDGMYTNDEVALGFRRLSIIDLRGGSQPIFNEDKSRAIIFNGEIYNYKPLREELIAAGHTFTTKADTEVLLHGYEEWGMDGLLKRVRGMFAFIIWDDNTKTMYGARDFFGIKPMYYWDHDGKLLVGSELKSFLAYPGFEKKLNKEAVKPYLMNQYNDLKETFFKGVYRFPAGHWFEYKDGKMKTHKYWDAEYVENSLSFEETLEKINEDLKETVDLYHNADVPVGAFLSEGVDSSFVTSLLDPEDVFSISFDDATYDEASKAKALADIKGWNFHADKVKADEAMKDFPEMQYHMDEPDANPSIIPLWYLCKLARKHVTVALSGEGADELFAGYVNYGMHTHNNVIKVFTSGLKKLPKGARVKLAHGIKKMPNFPGKVHMYTNLAEPSEFYVGQSVIYDMNYPTIFSSKDANGILQKDYQNDLTVNGIYQEDFKKVKDIDAVKQMQYIDLHHFMLNDIEQKADKISMAHSLELRVPYLDKKIAELANSIPTKYLMNRHDTKYALRKASEKVLPEEWAKRPKLGFPTPIKQWLKEPKFYKQVRELFTADFVNDIFDQEKIVKLLDDNYKGDGSARRQIWAIYTFLVWYKLFFVDYENTVKKYQHVQPEVANLIANGKLV; encoded by the coding sequence ATGTGTGGAATTTGTGCAATTTTTGATCCTAGTTTAAAGGATAAAAAACATGCAGTTAACGAAATGATGGATACTATCAAACACCGTGGACCGAGTTCAGATGGAATGTATACTAATGATGAAGTTGCACTTGGTTTTAGAAGATTATCAATCATCGATCTTCGCGGTGGTAGTCAACCAATTTTTAATGAAGATAAAAGTCGGGCAATTATCTTTAATGGTGAAATTTACAACTACAAACCATTAAGAGAAGAATTGATTGCAGCAGGACATACTTTTACTACAAAAGCTGACACTGAAGTTTTACTTCACGGTTATGAAGAGTGGGGTATGGATGGCTTATTAAAGCGTGTTCGTGGTATGTTTGCCTTCATTATTTGGGATGATAATACTAAAACTATGTATGGAGCACGTGACTTCTTTGGAATTAAACCAATGTACTACTGGGACCATGACGGCAAGTTATTAGTAGGTTCTGAATTGAAGAGTTTTTTAGCTTACCCAGGCTTTGAAAAGAAGTTAAACAAAGAAGCTGTTAAGCCATACTTAATGAACCAATACAACGATTTAAAAGAAACTTTCTTTAAGGGCGTTTATCGTTTCCCAGCAGGTCATTGGTTTGAATATAAAGATGGGAAGATGAAGACCCATAAATACTGGGATGCAGAATATGTAGAAAACTCATTGAGTTTTGAAGAAACCTTAGAAAAAATCAACGAAGATTTAAAAGAAACAGTTGATCTTTATCATAATGCCGATGTACCAGTAGGTGCCTTCTTATCTGAAGGGGTAGATTCAAGCTTTGTAACAAGTTTACTTGACCCAGAAGATGTTTTCTCAATTTCATTTGATGATGCAACTTATGATGAAGCATCAAAAGCTAAAGCTTTAGCTGACATTAAGGGATGGAACTTCCATGCTGATAAGGTAAAAGCTGATGAAGCAATGAAAGATTTCCCAGAAATGCAATATCATATGGATGAACCAGATGCTAACCCATCAATTATTCCTCTATGGTATTTATGTAAGCTAGCTAGAAAGCATGTTACAGTAGCTTTATCTGGAGAAGGTGCTGATGAGTTATTTGCGGGTTATGTTAACTACGGGATGCATACTCATAACAATGTCATCAAAGTCTTTACTTCTGGTTTAAAGAAGTTGCCAAAAGGTGCTCGTGTGAAATTAGCTCATGGCATTAAAAAGATGCCTAATTTCCCAGGAAAAGTTCATATGTACACTAATTTGGCAGAACCAAGTGAATTTTATGTTGGCCAATCAGTAATTTATGATATGAATTATCCAACTATCTTTTCTTCAAAAGATGCTAATGGCATTTTACAAAAAGATTATCAAAATGATTTGACAGTAAATGGAATTTATCAAGAAGACTTTAAGAAGGTCAAAGATATTGATGCAGTAAAGCAAATGCAATATATTGATTTGCACCATTTTATGTTAAATGACATTGAACAAAAAGCTGATAAGATTTCAATGGCTCACTCACTTGAATTACGTGTTCCATATCTTGATAAAAAGATTGCAGAACTTGCAAATTCAATCCCAACTAAATATTTAATGAATCGTCATGATACTAAGTATGCTTTAAGAAAGGCATCTGAAAAAGTTTTACCTGAAGAATGGGCAAAACGACCAAAATTGGGATTCCCTACTCCAATTAAACAATGGTTAAAAGAACCAAAATTTTATAAGCAAGTCAGAGAACTATTTACAGCAGATTTTGTAAATGACATCTTTGATCAAGAAAAGATCGTGAAGTTATTGGATGATAACTATAAAGGTGACGGTTCAGCACGTAGACAAATCTGGGCTATCTACACTTTCTTAGTATGGTACAAGTTATTCTTCGTAGATTACGAAAACACAGTTAAGAAATACCAACATGTTCAACCAGAAGTAGCAAACTTAATTGCTAATGGTAAGTTAGTGTAA
- a CDS encoding carboxylate--amine ligase, with protein sequence MQSKFTPILLGSDINVYGMARSFNEAYGIKVQAWAATQLAATRYSKIVDVEVHEGFSSDPGFMKVMKQKIAEYKDHQEPVILIACGDGYAELLAKHKEELEEAFIVPYIDYDLLEKLISKEGFYEIAEQYGLPYPKTKIITMDAYKNNTYLDVPFDFPVELKPEDPVSWLKCQFEGRKKAFTIHDEAELKDIVNKIYTHGYTEDLILQDFIPGDDSNMRVLNVYVDKNHKVKMMCLGHPLLEDPTPQSIGNYMAILPAYNQKLYDTVQAFLEKLGYTGMANFDMKYDERDGEFKFFEINLRQGRSSFYVTLNGYNLAKWYVEDYVNDSLAAAPTVYGNKDESKYVLWLGVPVKIFEEYAYDNPAKKLAEKLIKEGRYGTTVFYKKDSSLKRWLLMKYMFHNYKKRYKTYYQVNKGQYFEAKKSQTSEKN encoded by the coding sequence TTGCAATCTAAATTTACACCAATTCTTTTAGGTAGTGACATCAATGTTTATGGGATGGCACGCTCATTTAATGAAGCATATGGAATTAAAGTTCAAGCTTGGGCAGCAACTCAACTAGCAGCAACTCGCTATTCAAAAATAGTAGATGTTGAAGTTCATGAAGGCTTTTCAAGTGATCCAGGTTTTATGAAGGTCATGAAGCAAAAAATTGCTGAGTACAAGGATCATCAAGAACCTGTAATTTTAATTGCTTGTGGTGATGGTTATGCGGAGCTTTTAGCAAAGCATAAAGAAGAATTGGAAGAAGCTTTTATTGTTCCTTATATTGATTATGACCTCTTAGAAAAATTGATTTCTAAAGAAGGATTTTATGAAATTGCTGAACAATATGGCTTACCATATCCTAAGACAAAAATAATTACAATGGATGCTTATAAGAATAACACTTATCTAGATGTACCTTTTGATTTCCCAGTAGAATTGAAGCCTGAAGATCCAGTTTCTTGGCTTAAGTGTCAATTTGAAGGACGAAAAAAGGCATTTACTATTCATGATGAAGCTGAATTGAAAGACATTGTAAATAAAATTTATACTCATGGATACACTGAAGATTTAATTTTGCAAGATTTCATCCCTGGTGACGACTCAAACATGCGTGTATTGAATGTTTATGTCGACAAGAATCATAAAGTTAAGATGATGTGCTTGGGCCATCCTTTATTAGAAGACCCAACACCACAATCAATCGGAAATTACATGGCGATTTTACCTGCTTATAATCAAAAACTTTATGATACAGTGCAAGCTTTCTTAGAAAAGCTTGGTTACACTGGGATGGCAAACTTTGATATGAAATATGATGAACGTGATGGTGAATTTAAATTCTTTGAAATTAATTTACGTCAAGGACGTTCAAGTTTCTACGTTACCTTGAACGGCTATAACTTAGCTAAGTGGTATGTAGAAGATTATGTTAACGATAGCTTAGCAGCTGCTCCAACTGTTTATGGTAATAAAGATGAAAGTAAGTATGTTCTTTGGTTAGGAGTGCCAGTTAAGATATTTGAAGAATATGCTTATGATAATCCGGCTAAAAAGTTAGCAGAAAAATTAATCAAAGAAGGCCGTTATGGCACTACCGTCTTTTATAAGAAAGATAGTAGTTTAAAACGTTGGCTTTTAATGAAATATATGTTCCATAACTATAAGAAGCGTTACAAGACCTACTATCAGGTAAACAAGGGACAATATTTTGAAGCTAAAAAGTCACAAACTTCTGAAAAAAATTAG
- a CDS encoding MDR family MFS transporter — protein sequence MHFKKQPQPADEIKLYWLLLGELLTWIGASFIWPLTSVYLNKRLHVSLAMIGVVLLCNCLGNVAGSYIAGKAYDKLNPYYLIIVGAGLDALVLFGMGLNHTWPLYWFWMICTGILGGWNGALINSIATSLKSKPGRYVFNMIYFAQNLGVVLGTLIVGYLYDYSVTLLFMIAGGLFAFVCVNAIINYRPIIKYHHERMANKEEGQKQTIQPMPKANLKLSIGFFITLAIIWLMYMNWESNLSVYMVSLGIPFHLYSLLWTINAGIIVLVQLFLSRFPNTFKNLFHQVIFGVSMFAISFVTLVFAKDYAHFVFSMVTLTLGEATSMPAIPAYVNDLSPVSSKGKYQGLTLSTASIGRAFGPLFGGLVIDKFGYIDFFIVAAIGIFLMIVMLVPLHAHLKARLKVFH from the coding sequence ATGCACTTTAAAAAGCAGCCGCAACCGGCTGATGAAATTAAACTTTATTGGTTGTTATTAGGAGAATTATTAACTTGGATTGGTGCCAGCTTCATTTGGCCCTTAACGTCTGTTTATTTAAATAAGAGACTTCATGTTTCCTTAGCGATGATTGGAGTAGTTTTACTTTGTAATTGTTTAGGAAATGTAGCCGGCTCTTATATTGCAGGTAAAGCCTATGACAAATTAAATCCTTACTATTTAATTATTGTAGGAGCTGGATTAGATGCCCTAGTCTTATTTGGGATGGGACTTAATCATACTTGGCCTCTATATTGGTTTTGGATGATTTGTACTGGTATTTTAGGAGGCTGGAATGGTGCCTTAATTAATTCAATTGCTACTAGCTTAAAATCAAAACCGGGACGTTATGTCTTTAATATGATTTATTTCGCCCAAAACTTAGGAGTGGTGCTAGGGACTTTAATTGTGGGTTACTTATATGATTATTCAGTTACCCTCTTATTTATGATTGCAGGAGGACTATTTGCATTTGTATGTGTAAATGCAATTATTAATTATCGACCAATTATTAAATACCACCATGAGCGAATGGCAAATAAAGAAGAAGGACAGAAACAGACCATTCAGCCAATGCCTAAGGCTAATTTAAAGTTAAGTATAGGATTTTTTATTACCTTGGCAATAATTTGGCTGATGTATATGAACTGGGAATCAAACCTTTCAGTTTATATGGTGTCGTTAGGGATTCCTTTTCATCTTTATAGTTTGCTATGGACTATTAATGCGGGAATTATTGTTTTAGTACAACTATTTTTGAGTCGGTTCCCTAATACCTTTAAAAATCTATTTCATCAAGTTATTTTTGGAGTTAGCATGTTTGCAATTTCTTTTGTGACACTGGTGTTTGCAAAAGATTACGCCCATTTTGTTTTTTCAATGGTCACTTTAACTTTAGGAGAAGCAACTTCAATGCCAGCGATTCCTGCTTATGTGAATGACTTGTCTCCAGTTTCAAGTAAAGGAAAATACCAGGGTCTTACTTTATCAACAGCTTCAATTGGAAGAGCTTTTGGTCCTTTATTTGGGGGATTAGTAATTGATAAATTTGGCTATATTGATTTCTTTATTGTAGCAGCGATTGGAATTTTCTTAATGATCGTAATGTTAGTGCCACTTCATGCTCATTTAAAAGCACGCCTAAAAGTTTTCCATTAA